The genomic window TTCAGTATATCAGGGCCTGGATTATGTCATTGAAAACAGCTGTGGTTCACTGGAAAGAACATAGAAACTGTCATTGGCTTTGCCTCCTGGCTCTGCCATGGTGGTAGGGCTCATATCTTCcttcttggttataatccaatACTCCATCCCACTCTGTGCAGTGGTTGGGGTCATGGAGGAGgattgttgtatcaaatgagataacataaataaagaattttgcaaatccCAAGTTCTATACACAAATTAGATATAAAGTAGAATACATGCTCTAGGGTATGATGTTGGAGGTCAAAGTGTTTTAGGAATGACTCTGGGCCCTGAAGACAAGCAAAGTCTCTCACAGACAGTAGCAAACATGTAAAGCTTCACATATATACTAGAGATGAACTATATCCCTATTTACTTAGACCTGCCTAGCTAAGAGCAGTTAATCTAAACACTAAGCTGgtcacaaaggaaggaaggaatttttttGGCCCTAGCTGCTCATTAAGATACTCTACTAAAGGCTAGCTACTTAGTTAAGTGCTTACAAGTGGGAGAATTACGGATTCTTAGTTCAAACTGGCTCAGTCCAGTTCAAACTGATTGAAACCAGTTCAGTCTAGTTTAAATGAGTTTAATCTGGTTCAATCCAGTTCAGACTGGTTCTATCCAATGGGGGAAGGTCCCCataaagagagataaagaaagtgagacagaCCAAGAATGatatagacagagaaagacaggcagagggagaagagagacaagagagatcCAGATTCAGAGCAAGAGCTGGGGTTGGcaggtagagagaaagagagacagacagacagacgtagggagaaatagaaaagatgggagacacacagagagatagagacagagagacagggtgGAAAAACAGAGATGGTGCTGGAGATAAACCAttcattttccctatttttcctgATCATTTCAGATTGTATTCATTGGACTCCTTGGATTGCTCCAGGGTTCTACGTCTGATGTAAGTCTATTATTCTGAAACATTTGTTGGTTTAATTTTTTCCTCAGATATATTGTCCAGGAACAATCCAGTTGTGTTACTAATGTGTTACTAATGTGTTAAATTTAAAAACTGTACATAATAAATctcacagtttcatatacaatcctcttttttctgtttttcttgtatATTGAAATGGTCACATTTCTTAATGGTTatcaagttaaaaaataaaatgaacaatacTATTAAGAAACTGCAGTGACGtgcattttaaatttcttttgcattttcagAATATCAACATCAACGATGACAACAACGTTGACGGCAGTGGTGCACAGTCTGTGAGCATCAACAATGAGCACAATATAGCCAATATTGATAACAACAATGGATGGGAGAAATCTTGGAACTCAGTCTGGGACTACAACGCTGTAAGTAACCAGTAGGTTCTCAGGAAAAATGCTCTTCTTCATGCTAACTCACATTTCTGCAGTCCCTCAGGGCTTACAAGACCCTATCCTCAGTAGTACCACAAGACAGGTTACACCAGTGTTAGAGTCATCGAGAAGAAGGAACCTAAGacgtcattttttttttaaattgcattttactatggaggaaacaggctcagagagggaaaccAAAttccccaaggccacacaactagtcagtggaAGAGCCAAGACTGAAATCCggttaaggaaaaaaaactgagtatTCTTTACACTACAAAATGCTACCAAATGGGAGAATCTGAGAGGTTAAATCATTTCCTTATATTGTGACTGACTCTCTGATATAGGAAATAGACCAAGGTCTCCAGATTCCAGGTCACAATGAAAGACTTACCTGATTAGACtctgccaaaaaagaaaagacaaaggcaGGTGGGGGAGCCCATGGcttatttcctcttctcccccaatgTTTAGGAATGAAATATCCATAGGCACTATGGAAAAGTTAGGGATAGTATAGCCTAGTGTCTCTAAGATTAAAAGGAGAAAACCTGGAATTTAGTCTTGGTTATTCCACTAGGTGGTTGTGTGGTCTTAGTCAAGACAACCTCTTTGAGACCTATTTTTCCCCCATCTGACcagtagaaagagcaccagaattggagtcagagatctgggtttgaattctggttctttTTCTTGTTCCTCATGTGACTTTTCACAGGCCTTGTTCCCAGTATTCGTCCTCAATTGCTTCATtcataaatagataaaaataagacCAAGGGTCCTTGAGTTAGTCAGGACctttaaggtcacttccagctttagaacaataatgataatagctaacattcacatAGCATCTTAACATTTGCAAAACATCTTATGTACATAATCTCAATAGAGTCTAGTATTTTTGTCCCATGTGTCCCACGTGTGAAGCTCAAAGAGGAGAACagatgggaaaaatcatatagtTCCTTATGAACTTTGCTTCTCATTTACAAATTAGGAAAGTGGACTAGATATGGCATCTGTGGTCTCTTTCTGCTTTTAAGTCTGCAATCCTCTGATTTCAAAGTGTtttctgttgggggtgtaagctcagttccatgtggacagtctcgggcgggtaaaggtgagaacttctaaaccttagagttctcatgaggccccccagggaacagcagggaattgaggtgtgagaccaagctatctcttgaatttccgcctcttcccgtgagaaaagtgatgggagagagcatccccgcccttgagattggcccgggtctgagcacacctattgttatctaacaggcacagtattcaggtgcaaactatgtggcaggagagcttaagtagggtcaggaaagcctgaaggtgctcttagcgctgaggggcccttagaggacagaaggcccctcttccttctctcttccctctcccctctcttcccacttccacttctgctttcattctcctactgtaagatctttgcctccttgggagatttctctctctcctaaggaagagttccccctgcacatgtaaccaagaccctgaataaagcctaacccttgtttgactccggaaagtctcttctctcatacgtttatccagtttggccagccgaagacctgcgataggtaaggtaagactcaggtagccctcaggcctctaggcctggcagttttcTAAGGTTAAATACAATCAGTGGCATGCTGGAGCTGGCTcatgagagccaattgttaaatgtcTGTCATAAGCATTGATGCCTCAGAAATCAGCTAATGCTAAAAATCAGGGCTGGATTTATTGTTTGatttattgtctagacttaagaaagtgatagtgAAACAGTgcagattaaatgtaaaagtgtGTACGCATGCTATATACGCACACATGTCTGCAAACACACATGAATaaacatgtgcacatacatgtactTTGTGCATACATGACCACATGTGTGTATTGTATAACCATGTGTTACACATAAAATAGGTTATAGCAAtaacacatgtacatataatttATGCATGCATTTaggtacatgcatgtacatgtacacagaCATACCTTgcaatatatacatgtacataatgTATACATCACATacctttatatgtaaatatacatgtttCTATGCTTACACaaatgcatgtacacatatgtacatgcacacactcactgtGTGAGGAAGCAGTTGCTAAACATTTAGTAGCATGCCTCTGACATGGAAATTATTTGAATATTAGAATGTAGTTTCTCTGTAAGAATCTCaagggcttggcacatagcaaggaCCTAATATATACCTGTTGGATTGGAAAGGATGAAGTAAATGAAAGACCCCATTTCACTCCATTTCAGATTTTTCATGAAGTCCTTGTTTCTGCTCCGGATGCATGGGAACACAGAGCTCAAGGGGACCCAAGATGTCATTTaatccatccccctcattttatacgTGAGAaatttgaggctcagagaggttaatgactttcccaagatcacaagatagcaaataataatagtaagtaTTTTTCTAGCAgtttaggatttgcaaagcactttacataaattatctcatttgatgccaacaataattctgtgaggtaagtgctattcttacctccatttcacagattaggagaactgaggctgagaggttaatgAAGTTGCCCAAGATTAGATGGccaataagtttctgaggcagaatttgaactggaGTTTTCTGGACTCCAAATTCAGCGCTATAGCCATTGCTCCATCTACCTGCCTCCAACACAGCCATGGTTGGAACCCAGCTTTTCTGATTTCACAGTCAGTTCTCTTTCCCCTTTGGCAGAATTGATTTCTGAAGGGAATTACATTGGAAAATAAAGGCCTCACTAtatccattatttctttttcacagGGCTTTGCAGCAGTTAGgctctttgccaagagaacctgcATTGTGCACAGTCTGAACAGAGATGTTGTGCCTGGCCTTCAGGACCTTGAGaggataacaaaagaaaacagggTAAAGACATATTTCCCattataaaagagaaacagtaaaCGTGAGAGAGAATCCAGTTAAATAAGTCGGAATGGAGGCCAAAGAGAATGCTTTCAATCTTCTTCCTAAGTGGGTCAGGGGAATAAATACACTGTGGGGCAGGAACATTGGGTAAAAGGCATCTCCCTACACTCCAGATATTACTGTTCTCCTTTTAGGGCTGCTTCTTTGATAGCTTGTTGATCATCCACAGTACTCCAGAATCCCAAAGCTGAGATTGACTTCTTGGTGTCCTTCAATATCCTTAAGCTGTTCTTTATCATCCCTGAAACACTGACCATTTGGCCTGTCAGCCTGAGAGTCTCCATGGACTGCCTTTTTACATGCTCCACAACTGTTGGAtcattggggtttttttggcaatatttcattgaattcatttaaattcatcTGGTTCTGGaggcttctttttcctttgggattttatggtttgtttgatttatttttgtgatATTGGATTATTTAaaccatttcttcttctgttaatctaggtattatattttttgaaagaatCTACATATTTCACATAACATCAGTTTTGCTGGCAAATAAATTGGCAAAATAGCTTCAaatactttgttttatttctatttcaattattttgaattcttaaaaaaatttttatctgcacaattttgttttcctctcttttaaaacCAGATTAgttattttaatgactttttaaaaaaatgctagttTCTAGTTTTATCAGTtaaatttttttgctttcaattttgttaatctcttctttgactttcagaatttctactttgGTGTTTCTTGAGGGGattaatttgttgattttctatttttttaaattctatgctcaattcattcatttgttccttctgtattttatttataaaagtaCTTAGAGATAAAAATTGTCCTCAAAGGACTGCTTTAGTTATAACCTATAAGTCTTACAAGTCTCATAACTGAATGGTCACCTCAGTTTATTGATCGTTTGCCCTGTTTGACTGTCCCCTTAGGCAAATGTACATACTGGATCTTCCCCCAAAAGCCTACGGTATCAAATTGACCCTGAGCAGATAAAAGACCTGACCCAATTTGGAACTCCCATTGAAAACATGTGCAGGGGGCTTCCTACATACAAAGCTCAGGAAGTTCAAGGTGAGTATCTCACTTAATGGATATCCCATTTCAATTCTTTCTCCATTCTGTGACTGGTCTTTGCAATCATCAATAGAAATTGCTTAGTTATAGTACTAAGTACAGAATAGATGCTCACTCATTCAGTGTACATTTCTAAACTCCTATTGTACACTTTGTACTGTAATTGAGCAGTTTCTATTGATGGTTCCAAATACTATGCAaggttcctgtcctcaaagaatttagTAGGATACTGGTAGGACTAATAAGGTATATGTGAAGATAAAACACATCAGAAAGTAGcaattgcataaaataaagtgccttgagaaagaggagagggattgCTTTGTAGCTAGGAGCATCAAGGGAAGCCTCCAGGAAGTGGTGGCATCCAATGTGGGCTTTGAAGGATGAGTAAGAAGTCAACAGTCTGTTATATGGGAGGAATCATTCTAGGAGTGGGTAACTGTGAAAATATGGTCCAtatctggggacctataagtaaATTAATGTGGTTGAAGTATAGAGAACATGAAAGTTAATAGAATACAATAAGGCTCAAAAGACTGTCCAAAGTCAGATAATGGAAGGACATGGGTGCTAAATAGTAGCCCAATAGGAACAGTTGAGTCATTCTAAGGACAGGAGGACAACAGCTGCAATTTCTGCCCTTAGGCTATGTTAGCCAAGGTGTTTAAGTGAAGGAAGTAATGTCAAGTATACTGACTGACCCCAGTTCTTTTGGTACAGGTAGATTACAAGAGTGAGGCTGAGAAGCCAGATAGAGCTGCCTGGGGCTCCTGAGCTGAGTGGTTGCCATGGTCAGACTTCCTGGGGATgctcttttgtctctttgggtGCTCTATTTTTCATCCTACTCTCTGAAAACAGGAATCAGAGAATGTCTGGTGTTTGTTACCAGCTGTAATGTTAACCTGTCACTTGGTTGTTTTTTCCATCTCAGAGTTTGAAATATACCTTATAGATACATTAGGCTATCTCCCTATCCCTAGAGTCCATGTATTATTGGGAAATTGCCTTATAAAGAAGTTCTCTGGCTACTTCCAAAACTTTGTAACCAAACCCCGAGAAAGACGTTCAAGACCATTCAATCTTGTTTGGATTTTTACCACACAATGAAGAGTGTTATAGTGAGGTTCCTTCAtagtaagtatttattttattggatGAGCTAACAGAGTAGCATTCCATTTTTAGACTATTACACAGGTAGTACTTTGTGATGATCAATGCTTCAGATTTAGCAAATAggtatcaataaacatttattaaatgcctactatatgccaggcactgtgctaagggctggatATCTGATTTTGTAGTCTGAGCTTGTGTCCTCATACCTAGGATGATACCTTATAGGGAACTCAGGATGTGACATTAGAGTGCTTTGGGATTTATTGAAAAGTCAATGGGAAACCGTTAAAACTTTTTGGATGGTGGAATGATATGAGTAGATCTCTTCTGGTGGTTGGGTGATAGATGAACTGAATAAGGGTGTAGAGAGACTAGacaagggagaccaattaggagacttttAAAATAGCTCATACAAGAGGTACCTTAGCTTGGACTAGAGTGGTGGTAgagagaatggagggaggaaagagaggaatgaGATGATTCTGCAGGTGATGCTAATGATGATACTGATGATGTCCTAGGGCAAAGGGGAGGGGAATAGGAACAAGGACACGGGGGACAACATAACCTTATTCAGAACAAGGTTTACCTTGTTCTCAGAGGCATTAGGGAAGGAAATGAACATGAGTGAAAATGTGGATAAGTTTGAGGTGGGAATCAATCAGtactgaatcaatcaatcaatcagtactGAACAACTGACAGAACAGGTGAATCACCCAATCCAAgagtggggaacctacagcctcgaggccacatgtagccctctaggtcctcaggtgcagccctttgactgaatccaagcttcatagaacaaatccccttaagaaaaggctttgttctgtaaaacttggactcagtcaaaaggctgcaccccaGCCCTGATCCAATCCATTCTTCTGCCTTAAGAAATAAGGCAATGCTCTATATTTGCATgcatgagtaaatgaatgaatcataTTGTCTCCTAATTTGGCTAATAATGTGAATCTTTTATCTATGAATCTTCTAACTAATTCATTTATGGATGTTCAGAAAATGACTTTAAAGAAGAATAAAAGGCCTCTAGCATAATATAGTTAGAAATATAACTAGTGGAAACTGCTCCTGAGGCAACGTCAGCCTGGGGATTAGAGGAGTCTGTCCAGGGAGACGAGGGTAAGCACTGGGTAACGTGGTCACAGATGGGCACAGAGGGAAGTGGACGGAGATGGCAGTGTGGCTGAGGAAGATAATAGGAAGGTGGCACCAGATCTAGCATCATCCCCTTTGCCTGCACGCTTGACTTACAAGGACTTGTTAGAGAACTGTCCGGTAATCCCTAGAAAGAGTAAGGATGAAACGCTGACTTGCAtgatgagctgatgcaaagtgaaatgtgttatgtacaaagtaacagctaTACTGGgaaatgatcagctgtgaatgacagctattgtCAGCCACGCCATGGTCCAAGACAACTccgaaggacttaggatgaaaaatgctatccgtccccagagaaagaattggtggtgtctgaatacagactgaagcgcacttttttactttatttgtcttgaggttttttgtttggttggttttttcacaacatgactattatggaaatgttttgcatgactacccctgtgtaacctatatcgaattgcttgccttctcagtggggttgggcaggagggaggaagagagagaatatggaacttaaggttttaaaaacaaatgttaaaaattatctttacatgtaactggggggaaataaaatactaaataaaatttttttttaaatatatgcaaTTCTGCTGTGCTCAGGAGCCAGTTCAGTTCCCTGAGGCAGAATCCCTTTAGGTCTGGGCTGTTCATGGTTCTTACAGCATGTTTTCAGACAACTTCATTGACCTTGGGATTTTCACATACATAACTTTTTACTGAGCTCAGAGAAAAGGTGGCTTTAGCATATTTTGAAAGAAACAGGCCTGTTAGAGACACTGATGTTGGCT from Notamacropus eugenii isolate mMacEug1 chromosome 1, mMacEug1.pri_v2, whole genome shotgun sequence includes these protein-coding regions:
- the GKN1 gene encoding gastrokine-1, with product MKLVRKTGRGRRETREIQIQSKSWGWQIVFIGLLGLLQGSTSDNININDDNNVDGSGAQSVSINNEHNIANIDNNNGWEKSWNSVWDYNAGFAAVRLFAKRTCIVHSLNRDVVPGLQDLERITKENRANVHTGSSPKSLRYQIDPEQIKDLTQFGTPIENMCRGLPTYKAQEVQGRSFSFFSLSCFDLNVLWIVNISLCGSVTEK